A single Staphylococcus muscae DNA region contains:
- a CDS encoding ABC transporter permease, with the protein MSFNQIIFKNLAQNLRHYAIYLLSLIISISMYFSFVTLKYTDEVTASDGTAMLAKAASIGEKFLFIIILFFLMYANRLFIKKRAKSFALFQLIGLSRKDLMRMLGIEQLAIFVSTTFVSIIIGIFGSRLLQLVVKKFMHIPINIKMGIQSEAVVVTLVLVISAWMLIMVQSFTFIRRRSIVQLMSDVQKSEATTLRITLWEVIFGMLGIGMIGYGYYLSTVMFETEYLIGAIFFVALGILFLTVIGAYFFFRSFVSLVFKTLKKLKKGNVTVTDVVFTSSIMHRMKKNAFSLTLIGIISAITITVLSFAALGQSSVQKNVNLTSPYEYTYFDTNSAEKFEDALKEKNIPYKKYTQHLIEMPIKGKGHKLGEYFDVTPLMRDSELEEIDVAPGEVQFVNMFSITQKAVKVEEGNQVVLGKGDHQQTLKVSKMTSQNYIANELLFGSAVAVVNEETFKQLEPANANNKKMPKRMQIGFELKQDKDKHLANELNGQFNKTNPTPRSAIEKESLAFTGMFIFVSSFLGIVFLIAAGCIIYIKQMDETDDEMHNYQILRKIGYTHQDMTKGLALKILFNFGLPLIIGLCHAYFATKAFNVLADSPNLVPAFIMMVIYSAIYAVFAIIAFIHAKRTIKFTI; encoded by the coding sequence ATGAGCTTTAATCAAATCATTTTTAAAAATTTAGCACAAAATCTTAGACATTATGCCATATACCTTCTCTCTTTAATCATAAGTATTAGTATGTATTTTAGTTTTGTAACGTTGAAATATACAGATGAAGTGACGGCATCAGATGGGACAGCGATGTTAGCGAAAGCGGCAAGTATTGGTGAAAAGTTCCTATTTATCATTATTCTTTTCTTTTTAATGTACGCCAATCGTCTTTTTATTAAAAAGCGTGCAAAAAGTTTTGCCCTATTCCAATTGATTGGCCTTTCTCGTAAAGACCTCATGCGTATGTTAGGTATTGAGCAACTCGCTATTTTTGTCTCAACAACCTTTGTCAGTATCATCATCGGTATTTTCGGTTCTCGTTTACTACAACTTGTTGTTAAAAAATTTATGCACATACCCATCAATATTAAAATGGGGATTCAATCAGAAGCGGTTGTTGTAACATTAGTGCTTGTGATAAGTGCATGGATGTTAATTATGGTTCAAAGCTTCACCTTTATTAGACGTCGTTCTATCGTACAGTTAATGAGTGATGTACAAAAATCAGAAGCGACGACACTCCGCATCACATTGTGGGAAGTCATTTTCGGTATGCTTGGCATTGGGATGATTGGATACGGTTATTATTTATCAACAGTGATGTTTGAAACGGAATACTTAATTGGTGCGATCTTTTTTGTGGCACTGGGTATTTTATTCTTAACGGTGATAGGGGCTTACTTTTTCTTTAGAAGTTTCGTGTCACTTGTCTTTAAAACATTGAAGAAACTCAAAAAAGGAAATGTGACAGTGACAGATGTCGTGTTCACATCATCTATTATGCATCGTATGAAGAAAAATGCATTTTCGTTAACACTTATTGGGATTATTTCAGCAATTACGATTACTGTTTTATCTTTTGCGGCATTAGGTCAATCGAGTGTGCAAAAAAATGTAAATCTAACTTCACCTTATGAATACACATATTTTGATACAAATTCAGCGGAGAAATTTGAAGATGCTTTGAAAGAGAAAAACATTCCATACAAGAAATATACACAACACCTTATTGAAATGCCTATTAAAGGGAAAGGACATAAATTAGGTGAATACTTTGATGTGACACCTCTTATGCGTGATTCAGAATTAGAAGAAATTGATGTTGCGCCAGGAGAAGTACAATTTGTTAATATGTTTTCAATTACACAAAAGGCTGTAAAAGTTGAAGAAGGGAATCAAGTCGTCTTAGGTAAAGGAGACCATCAACAGACGTTAAAAGTAAGTAAGATGACGAGTCAAAACTATATTGCTAATGAGTTGTTATTTGGTTCAGCTGTTGCTGTAGTGAATGAAGAGACATTTAAACAACTTGAGCCTGCTAATGCAAATAACAAAAAAATGCCAAAACGTATGCAAATAGGCTTTGAATTAAAACAAGATAAGGATAAGCATTTGGCGAATGAATTGAATGGACAGTTCAATAAGACAAATCCAACACCACGCTCTGCTATTGAGAAAGAGTCATTAGCATTTACAGGTATGTTTATTTTTGTGAGTAGTTTCCTTGGTATTGTTTTCCTTATAGCAGCAGGCTGTATCATTTATATCAAGCAAATGGATGAGACGGATGATGAAATGCACAATTATCAAATATTGCGTAAAATCGGCTATACACATCAAGATATGACGAAAGGTCTAGCACTAAAAATACTTTTTAACTTTGGTCTACCACTGATTATCGGTTTATGTCATGCATATTTTGCTACTAAAGCTTTTAATGTTTTGGCGGACAGTCCGAATTTGGTACCTGCATTTATTATGATGGTTATTTATTCTGCAATCTATGCGGTATTTGCGATTATCGCATTTATTCATGCTAAAAGAACGATTAAATTTACAATTTAA
- a CDS encoding FecCD family ABC transporter permease, with amino-acid sequence MRRKQISHLNFSIQLLVAIIVLCVLFVLSVILGESRVHIATIIEAILHYDATNQIHNVIAEIRIPRNIGAVLVGIALATAGAVIQGVTKNGLADPSLIGLNAGAAFALAITFAFYPGVPFLILIFAGFIGAVFGGMTVLMIGSSRRDGFHPMRLILAGAAVSALLTALSQGIALIFRLNQSINFWSAGGVSGTNWQQVSISAPIIFCAIILLVLMSRQLTILSLGDALASGLGQNVKSIRLVSLLLTMLLAGISVAMVGQIAFVGLIVPHIVRFLVGTDYVKVLPMSAILGGTLVLAADVIARMLGEAPMSAIISFIGVPYFLYLIRKGGRTI; translated from the coding sequence ATGAGAAGAAAACAAATTAGCCATCTCAATTTTTCGATACAACTACTTGTTGCTATCATCGTGCTATGTGTACTATTTGTACTTTCCGTCATTCTTGGAGAGTCACGTGTACACATTGCGACAATTATAGAAGCAATTCTACATTATGATGCTACAAACCAAATACACAACGTGATTGCAGAAATTCGTATTCCGCGAAATATCGGTGCAGTACTAGTTGGTATCGCTCTAGCAACAGCAGGTGCAGTCATTCAAGGTGTCACTAAAAATGGTTTAGCGGACCCAAGTTTAATCGGTTTAAATGCAGGAGCGGCTTTTGCTTTAGCAATAACTTTTGCATTTTATCCAGGTGTTCCTTTTCTTATTTTAATTTTTGCAGGATTTATCGGAGCAGTTTTTGGTGGAATGACTGTTCTTATGATTGGTTCATCTCGACGTGACGGTTTTCATCCAATGCGCCTAATTCTTGCAGGAGCGGCTGTCAGTGCATTACTTACTGCACTGAGTCAAGGTATTGCTTTAATATTTCGTCTCAACCAATCAATTAATTTTTGGAGTGCAGGTGGCGTTTCAGGGACAAACTGGCAGCAAGTTTCGATCAGTGCCCCTATCATCTTTTGTGCCATTATTTTGCTCGTTCTCATGAGCAGACAATTAACGATATTGAGCTTGGGAGATGCACTTGCGTCAGGCTTAGGTCAGAATGTCAAATCCATCCGTCTTGTGAGCTTGTTATTGACCATGTTACTTGCAGGGATTTCTGTGGCGATGGTCGGTCAAATAGCCTTTGTCGGACTTATCGTTCCGCACATCGTTCGCTTTCTAGTTGGGACGGATTATGTCAAAGTATTACCGATGTCAGCGATCTTAGGTGGTACCCTTGTTCTAGCTGCGGATGTGATTGCACGTATGCTCGGTGAAGCACCGATGAGCGCCATTATTTCATTTATTGGTGTGCCATATTTTCTATATCTCATTCGTAAAGGAGGGCGTACGATATGA
- a CDS encoding ABC transporter ATP-binding protein: MSILNAKHVTKVYGNHHQKFEVLKDINFEVKRGGFVSIMGPSGSGKTTLLNVLSSIDYVTNGQIEVNNQDITRMSNKQLSNFRKQEVGFIFQDYNVLHTLTVRENIMLPLSIMKLSHAEKEQRYEEVTAALGIQEISDKYPNEISGGQKQRTAAARALIGKPAIIFADEPTGALDSKSAQDLLVRLEQINHDMGTTIVMVTHDPVAASYSDRVIMLKDGRIHTELFQGDKTTAHFYQEIIHNQSVLGGVTYEL; the protein is encoded by the coding sequence ATGTCTATCCTAAATGCCAAACATGTGACGAAAGTATATGGAAATCATCATCAAAAATTTGAAGTATTGAAAGATATTAATTTTGAAGTGAAACGTGGCGGTTTTGTATCGATTATGGGGCCATCAGGTTCGGGTAAAACGACATTGCTGAATGTTTTGAGTTCTATTGATTATGTGACAAATGGCCAAATTGAAGTGAACAATCAAGATATTACACGTATGTCGAATAAACAATTATCAAACTTTCGGAAACAAGAAGTAGGATTTATTTTTCAAGATTATAATGTCTTACATACACTGACAGTCCGAGAGAATATTATGTTACCACTCTCGATCATGAAACTGAGTCATGCAGAAAAAGAACAACGTTATGAAGAAGTAACAGCAGCATTAGGTATTCAAGAGATTAGCGATAAATATCCGAATGAAATCTCAGGTGGACAAAAACAAAGAACGGCTGCTGCCCGTGCACTTATCGGAAAACCAGCAATTATCTTTGCTGATGAGCCGACGGGAGCACTTGATTCAAAGAGTGCACAAGACTTGTTAGTTCGTCTTGAACAAATCAATCATGATATGGGAACAACGATTGTGATGGTCACGCATGATCCTGTTGCAGCAAGTTATTCAGATCGTGTCATTATGTTAAAGGACGGTCGAATCCACACGGAACTCTTTCAAGGAGATAAGACAACCGCACACTTTTATCAAGAAATTATTCACAATCAAAGTGTATTAGGTGGTGTCACTTATGAGCTTTAA
- a CDS encoding sensor histidine kinase, translating into MKHFKWITIWLRERHAWIWLLIILDMVLIGVSYLDERMPVESAWFVLGLHVIVGNFYLIFTYIKEIKFYEKLHEGMSIREVRHRDYAESPFEKVVMDYLDNNLKTQQHILEEQRHWLNMNEQSMTEFVHDIKMPVTALKLLIEQETDFKRRQQLMYEWSRIAYMLDQQLFLSRLNHQAHDMFFEVASLRQLVIDEVRETRHISMRKGIGFEINVAPEIEVYSDKRWLKMVLRQIISNAVKYTEMGDIVITGYHHGAHVSLAIADQGCGIPSHDLPRIFSRGFTGDVPDSENASGMGLYLVDSVKEALGLTIDVQSEVGQGTTMTLFFSKQNQHTQRMSK; encoded by the coding sequence ATGAAACACTTTAAATGGATAACGATATGGTTACGCGAACGTCATGCGTGGATATGGCTACTCATTATATTAGATATGGTATTAATCGGTGTCAGCTATTTAGACGAACGTATGCCGGTAGAAAGTGCATGGTTTGTCCTCGGTTTACATGTGATTGTGGGCAATTTTTATTTGATTTTTACATATATTAAAGAGATAAAGTTCTATGAAAAGTTGCATGAAGGGATGAGTATTCGTGAAGTACGACATCGTGATTATGCGGAAAGCCCATTTGAAAAAGTAGTTATGGATTATTTAGACAATAATTTGAAAACACAGCAACATATTCTAGAAGAACAACGTCATTGGTTGAATATGAATGAGCAATCAATGACGGAGTTTGTGCATGATATTAAAATGCCTGTGACTGCATTGAAGTTACTCATAGAACAGGAGACGGACTTCAAAAGGCGTCAACAATTAATGTATGAATGGTCTCGCATTGCATATATGTTAGATCAGCAACTGTTTTTATCACGACTTAATCATCAAGCACATGACATGTTTTTTGAAGTCGCGTCATTGCGACAATTAGTTATTGATGAAGTGCGAGAAACACGACATATAAGTATGCGTAAAGGAATTGGGTTTGAAATAAATGTAGCACCTGAGATCGAAGTGTACTCTGATAAAAGATGGCTCAAAATGGTATTGCGCCAAATTATCTCCAATGCGGTGAAATACACAGAGATGGGAGATATAGTTATTACGGGATACCACCATGGTGCACATGTGTCATTGGCAATAGCAGACCAAGGCTGTGGCATTCCATCTCATGACTTACCACGAATCTTCTCACGTGGATTTACAGGGGATGTACCTGACTCAGAAAATGCATCGGGAATGGGACTATATCTTGTAGATAGTGTCAAGGAGGCATTGGGACTGACAATTGATGTGCAATCAGAAGTTGGACAGGGGACAACGATGACATTATTCTTTTCGAAACAGAATCAACATACACAACGCATGTCGAAGTGA
- a CDS encoding DUF47 domain-containing protein, translated as MIKKKKDKFMERLEDMIFNLDRAAVEFGKMDFKTHLDLRTYAENIKTYESHGDDLMHQVITDLNQTFITPIEREDIMALCNAIDDVLDAMEETSAMFEMYSIEYSDEYMLEFVENIQKAIGEMKLAIGLLTEKKLSHMRVHSINIKEYETNCDGILRQSIKHIFNSETDPITLIKIKDIYESLENIADRCQTVANNFETIIMKNS; from the coding sequence ATGATTAAGAAAAAAAAGGATAAGTTCATGGAGCGATTAGAAGATATGATCTTCAACTTAGATCGAGCGGCGGTAGAGTTCGGAAAGATGGACTTTAAGACGCATCTTGACTTAAGAACTTATGCTGAAAATATTAAGACGTATGAATCGCACGGTGATGATTTGATGCACCAAGTAATTACAGACTTGAACCAAACATTTATTACACCAATCGAACGTGAGGATATCATGGCATTATGTAATGCGATTGATGATGTGTTAGATGCGATGGAAGAAACGTCTGCCATGTTTGAAATGTACTCTATCGAATATTCAGATGAATACATGTTAGAATTTGTAGAAAATATTCAAAAAGCCATTGGTGAGATGAAGTTAGCCATTGGATTATTAACTGAAAAGAAATTATCACACATGCGAGTGCACTCGATAAATATTAAAGAATATGAAACAAACTGTGATGGTATTTTACGTCAATCAATTAAACATATCTTCAATAGTGAGACGGATCCGATTACTTTGATCAAAATCAAAGATATCTATGAGAGCTTAGAGAATATTGCTGACCGTTGTCAAACAGTCGCAAACAACTTTGAAACAATTATCATGAAAAATAGCTAA
- a CDS encoding FecCD family ABC transporter permease, with translation MMHPKLKLQQRLTFLVAIVLLVAAIIWSMTTGEYAMSFSQVVQTLLGNGTYADQLILIDFRLPRIFITLLAGLALSMSGAVLQSVTKNPLAEPGILGINAGSGFAIALFIAVGQINADDFVYILPFVSMIGGLLTAFFIFAFSYSGEKGLSPASMVLVGVGISTALSGGALTIMSTFDRDQSEFIATWLAGNIWGDSWPFVWVFLPWLLLLVPYLFFKSETLNILHTNEHTAISLGVSLNKTRFILVCIAVMLSSAAVSVAGAIGFIGLMGPHIAKSIVGPRHQYFLPIALVIGALLLIVSDTIGKVVLQPTGVPAGVVVAIIGAPYFLFLMYRTRAL, from the coding sequence ATGATGCATCCGAAGCTTAAGTTACAACAGCGTCTAACGTTCTTGGTTGCCATTGTATTGTTAGTAGCTGCTATCATCTGGAGTATGACGACGGGTGAATATGCGATGTCCTTCTCTCAAGTTGTTCAAACATTGCTTGGTAATGGAACGTATGCAGATCAGCTTATTTTGATTGATTTTCGCTTGCCACGTATTTTTATTACATTACTTGCAGGTTTGGCATTAAGTATGAGTGGTGCGGTGTTACAAAGTGTCACTAAGAACCCATTGGCAGAACCTGGTATTTTAGGTATTAATGCTGGCAGTGGATTTGCCATTGCGCTGTTTATTGCGGTTGGACAAATTAATGCAGATGATTTTGTTTACATATTGCCGTTTGTCAGCATGATAGGTGGTTTGTTAACAGCCTTTTTTATTTTCGCATTTAGTTATAGTGGTGAGAAAGGATTATCTCCCGCAAGTATGGTCTTAGTGGGTGTAGGGATTTCAACAGCACTATCTGGTGGTGCACTGACGATTATGTCAACATTTGATCGAGATCAATCAGAATTTATAGCGACATGGTTGGCAGGAAATATTTGGGGAGATAGTTGGCCATTTGTATGGGTCTTTCTTCCATGGCTATTATTGCTTGTCCCATATTTATTTTTCAAATCAGAAACACTCAACATCTTACATACAAATGAACATACGGCAATCAGTTTGGGCGTATCATTGAATAAAACAAGATTTATCCTTGTATGTATTGCCGTGATGTTATCATCAGCAGCGGTATCAGTTGCAGGTGCAATAGGCTTTATAGGTCTGATGGGGCCACACATTGCCAAATCAATTGTTGGACCGCGACATCAATATTTCTTGCCGATTGCCTTAGTGATAGGGGCTCTTTTGTTAATTGTATCAGATACGATTGGTAAGGTTGTCCTTCAACCCACAGGGGTGCCAGCAGGTGTTGTTGTCGCAATTATTGGTGCACCGTACTTCCTTTTTCTTATGTACCGTACACGTGCACTTTAG
- a CDS encoding MDR family MFS transporter, whose translation MAEQKHTKVIMAVFLIGAFFMILNETLLNIALKELMEQFNISRATVQWMASGFMMVIAIVSPLSALIIQWFTTRRLFLFIIVVFIAGSFIAGMAVNFPMLLTGRMIQAIGTGLIMPLIMNTMLMMFDVSVRGRVMGFFGLIIMFAPAIGPTLSGVIVDYLGWRWLFFSVIPFMVFAFIFGWRYLENVGEVTRPKIDILSVVLSTVGITGIIYSISMASDADILSAQILVPFIIGLISAIAFIRRQLKLTTPILDFRVLQVRNYRRGMLIFVIVVMSLFASEIVMPMYLQGPMGFSAKLAGLILLPGALLNGLLSPVMGRIFDSVGPRKMIIPGLVTLLVVMIFYTTIHPGVPVWQFIVAYMLLMVAVAAIMMPSSTNGLNALPTEKYPHGTAIFNVLQPLAGSAGISVFVGILTGVQNNEMSKHTEVTQAVQDQAMTAGLHAAYLFAIALIVIGIVIAVTLTNAANESKQQIIE comes from the coding sequence ATGGCTGAACAGAAACATACAAAAGTAATTATGGCAGTCTTTTTAATTGGTGCCTTCTTTATGATTTTAAATGAAACATTACTCAATATTGCTTTAAAAGAGTTAATGGAACAATTCAATATATCAAGAGCGACAGTTCAATGGATGGCAAGCGGGTTTATGATGGTTATTGCTATTGTGTCACCATTATCAGCATTAATTATTCAATGGTTTACGACAAGACGTTTATTTTTATTCATTATTGTCGTTTTTATAGCAGGGTCATTCATTGCGGGTATGGCGGTGAACTTCCCAATGTTGTTAACTGGTCGTATGATACAAGCAATAGGAACAGGTCTTATTATGCCGTTGATTATGAATACAATGTTGATGATGTTTGATGTCTCTGTTCGAGGGCGTGTGATGGGCTTCTTTGGCTTAATCATTATGTTTGCTCCTGCAATCGGTCCAACATTATCTGGTGTGATTGTGGACTACTTAGGATGGCGTTGGCTATTCTTTAGTGTGATTCCGTTTATGGTTTTTGCATTTATCTTTGGGTGGCGTTACCTTGAAAATGTTGGAGAAGTAACACGTCCTAAGATCGATATCTTATCCGTCGTCCTTTCTACGGTAGGAATTACGGGTATCATTTATAGTATATCGATGGCGAGTGACGCAGATATTTTATCAGCACAAATTCTTGTCCCATTCATCATCGGACTGATCTCTGCCATTGCATTTATTCGCCGTCAGTTAAAACTTACGACACCTATTTTAGATTTTCGCGTTTTACAAGTACGTAATTATCGTCGTGGGATGCTGATTTTTGTCATCGTTGTCATGAGTTTATTTGCATCTGAAATTGTGATGCCAATGTATTTACAGGGGCCAATGGGCTTTTCGGCTAAATTAGCAGGTTTAATTCTATTGCCGGGTGCATTGTTAAACGGGCTTTTATCGCCAGTAATGGGAAGAATATTTGATAGTGTTGGACCACGTAAAATGATCATACCAGGTCTTGTAACTTTATTAGTCGTTATGATCTTTTACACAACAATTCATCCAGGTGTGCCAGTGTGGCAATTTATCGTAGCTTATATGTTACTCATGGTGGCAGTGGCGGCGATTATGATGCCATCAAGTACAAATGGATTGAACGCATTGCCAACTGAAAAATACCCACATGGAACAGCAATTTTTAATGTGTTACAGCCACTCGCAGGTTCTGCCGGTATTTCTGTATTTGTCGGTATTTTGACAGGTGTTCAAAACAATGAAATGAGTAAACATACGGAAGTGACTCAAGCTGTACAAGACCAAGCGATGACTGCTGGACTACACGCAGCCTACTTGTTTGCTATTGCATTGATTGTCATTGGAATTGTGATTGCAGTAACTTTGACGAATGCAGCGAATGAAAGTAAGCAACAAATAATAGAATAA
- a CDS encoding alpha/beta hydrolase, producing the protein MTYQKKRWFIVSSIILLVIAGLVAGYFFIHQKGQQTKHKAAVQNKNVATYTDITYMSGLPNSQLDILMPNRVNANDKLPVIFWAHGGGFIAGDKQYKNALLSHIVERGYVVVNVNYALAPEYQYPTPLIQMRHAVEFIKANERNLPVDMNQVIIGGDSAGAQINSQFAAIQTNAELRNQMDFPQQLTPQQIKGAIFLGGFYDMETVRETEFPRIDLFMRSYTGVKDWEHQFKKITEMSTAEQVTNAYPATYLSVGDADPFTTQNDTFVKALHAYNVPVDTHFYDGSHHLKHQYQFHLEKPESKENIRRILNFLSRHTKQTQRDISEDSTPHTELNLNPYDMN; encoded by the coding sequence ATGACATACCAAAAAAAGAGATGGTTTATCGTGTCTTCAATCATTTTGCTCGTCATAGCCGGTCTCGTTGCCGGCTATTTTTTTATTCATCAAAAAGGGCAACAAACGAAGCATAAAGCAGCTGTACAAAATAAAAATGTTGCGACATATACAGATATTACGTATATGTCAGGGTTGCCGAATAGTCAATTAGATATCTTAATGCCGAACCGTGTGAATGCAAATGATAAGTTGCCTGTTATTTTTTGGGCACATGGTGGTGGCTTTATCGCAGGTGATAAGCAATACAAGAATGCGCTACTTTCTCATATTGTAGAGAGAGGGTATGTGGTGGTGAATGTAAATTATGCATTAGCGCCTGAGTACCAATATCCGACGCCATTAATCCAGATGCGTCATGCTGTTGAGTTCATTAAGGCAAATGAGCGTAACTTGCCTGTTGATATGAATCAAGTGATTATTGGCGGGGATTCGGCTGGTGCACAGATTAACAGTCAGTTTGCAGCGATTCAAACAAATGCGGAATTAAGAAATCAAATGGACTTCCCACAACAATTGACTCCACAGCAAATTAAAGGTGCTATTTTTTTAGGTGGCTTTTATGATATGGAAACCGTACGTGAAACAGAGTTTCCGAGAATTGATTTGTTTATGCGTAGTTATACGGGAGTCAAAGACTGGGAACATCAATTCAAAAAAATTACAGAGATGTCAACAGCAGAACAAGTAACAAATGCATACCCTGCTACTTATCTCTCTGTGGGGGATGCTGATCCATTTACGACGCAAAATGATACGTTTGTGAAGGCGTTGCACGCATACAATGTCCCTGTTGATACACACTTTTATGATGGATCACATCACTTGAAACACCAATATCAGTTCCACTTGGAGAAACCGGAATCTAAGGAAAATATTCGACGTATATTGAACTTTTTAAGTCGACATACAAAACAAACGCAACGTGATATTTCTGAAGATAGCACACCGCATACGGAACTTAACTTAAATCCTTATGATATGAATTAA
- a CDS encoding YkvI family membrane protein has product MQKYREAIKIAFAYVGVVVGAGFSTGQEVLQFFSKYGIYSYIGVIISGIILTFIGRQVAKIGTAFDADNHETTLEYLFGKKFGLIIDYVLILSLFAVTITMIAGAGSTFQESFNIPVWLGALIMCVLVYLTLLMDFNKIVGALGLVTPVLIVLVVIIAATYLFKGSISFSQINGVVEEPSLLMGIWKGFNYGGLAFAVGFSTLVAIGGDASKRMVSGMGGLMGGIVYLVLLGLINFALQSEYPSIEGSAIPTLVLANNISPILTFILSIVMLAVMYNTILGLSYSFAARFTTPYSKKYYVMISIIVPLAYGLSFAGFEVLIEYVYPVMGAIGLIIVAGVIVKYIYRKSQDKKFIA; this is encoded by the coding sequence ATGCAAAAATATAGAGAAGCAATCAAAATTGCTTTTGCTTACGTCGGAGTTGTGGTAGGTGCAGGTTTCTCAACAGGACAAGAAGTACTACAATTCTTTAGTAAATACGGTATTTACTCATATATCGGCGTGATTATTTCAGGGATTATACTAACATTTATTGGACGCCAAGTTGCCAAAATCGGTACAGCGTTCGATGCAGACAACCACGAAACAACACTTGAATATTTATTTGGTAAGAAATTTGGACTGATTATTGACTACGTACTGATTTTATCATTATTCGCTGTCACAATTACGATGATTGCAGGTGCGGGTTCAACATTCCAAGAAAGTTTTAACATTCCAGTATGGTTAGGTGCACTGATTATGTGTGTACTTGTGTATCTCACATTGTTGATGGACTTTAACAAAATTGTAGGTGCACTTGGTCTTGTAACACCAGTACTTATTGTACTTGTTGTCATTATCGCAGCTACATATCTATTTAAAGGTTCTATCTCGTTCTCACAAATCAATGGTGTCGTAGAAGAACCAAGTTTATTGATGGGAATTTGGAAAGGATTCAACTATGGTGGTTTAGCATTTGCCGTTGGATTTAGTACACTCGTTGCTATCGGTGGTGACGCATCAAAACGTATGGTATCAGGCATGGGTGGACTCATGGGTGGTATTGTTTACCTTGTGTTATTAGGATTGATTAATTTTGCATTACAATCTGAATATCCAAGCATTGAAGGCTCAGCCATCCCAACACTTGTTTTAGCAAATAATATTTCACCGATTCTTACATTTATTCTTTCTATCGTTATGTTAGCCGTTATGTACAATACGATTTTAGGATTGTCATATTCATTTGCTGCACGATTTACAACACCATATTCAAAAAAATATTACGTTATGATTTCTATTATCGTTCCACTTGCATATGGATTAAGCTTTGCAGGTTTTGAAGTATTAATCGAATACGTATACCCAGTGATGGGAGCGATTGGTTTAATCATTGTTGCAGGTGTAATCGTGAAATATATTTATAGAAAATCTCAAGATAAGAAATTTATTGCTTAA
- a CDS encoding response regulator transcription factor has protein sequence MKILLVEDDQTLCQQITEALVQWDFEVVAVTDFSSILQTFIDVTPQIVIMDVTLPKYDGFYWTRQIRHQSNVPIIFLSSRDNPMDQVMSMELGADDYMQKPFHMPVLVAKLQAIYRRVYQYNQEAKRTVMWQGCVVDLARDCIEYENQCITLSKTEMLILDVLLSKKNQIVSRDELMTALWEDESFVSDNTLTVNINRLRKKLRIFNMQQAIETKVGKGYMAHETL, from the coding sequence ATGAAGATTCTATTAGTTGAAGATGACCAAACACTGTGCCAGCAGATTACTGAAGCACTTGTCCAATGGGATTTTGAAGTAGTTGCGGTGACGGATTTTAGCAGTATTTTACAAACATTCATAGATGTCACACCACAAATTGTCATTATGGATGTGACATTGCCGAAATATGATGGTTTTTATTGGACGAGACAAATTAGACATCAATCCAATGTTCCGATTATTTTTCTATCATCGAGAGATAACCCGATGGATCAAGTGATGAGTATGGAGTTGGGGGCAGATGATTATATGCAAAAGCCATTCCATATGCCTGTACTCGTTGCGAAGTTACAAGCAATCTATCGACGTGTATACCAATACAATCAAGAAGCGAAACGAACAGTGATGTGGCAAGGGTGTGTTGTTGACTTAGCGAGAGATTGTATTGAATATGAGAATCAATGTATCACATTGTCTAAAACAGAAATGTTAATTTTGGATGTCTTGTTGTCTAAAAAGAATCAAATTGTATCACGTGATGAGCTGATGACAGCATTATGGGAAGATGAGTCTTTTGTGAGTGACAATACGCTGACTGTAAATATCAATCGTTTGCGTAAAAAATTGCGTATATTTAACATGCAACAAGCCATTGAAACAAAAGTAGGAAAGGGCTACATGGCACATGAAACACTTTAA